The following proteins come from a genomic window of Gemmatimonas sp.:
- a CDS encoding response regulator transcription factor encodes MRPDLIRVVLVDDHQIVRSGLKAVLATAKDIIVVGEGGSGKDALVLAERLDPHVIVMDLSMPDMDGLTATRELQKANATRTPSPDEPATRRVLVLTMHTEDEHLVALLEAGAGGYLLKSVADRELVDAVRTVAAGDVYVQPTAARALARGLAKRDGNAEERTRFEKLTDREQVVLRMVAEGYTAPEIGEHLTISPKTVDTYKQRIGEKLGLTHRTDYVKFALKLGLLKNDA; translated from the coding sequence ATGCGCCCAGACCTCATTCGCGTGGTCCTCGTCGACGACCACCAGATCGTCCGCTCGGGACTCAAAGCCGTTCTCGCTACCGCCAAGGACATCATCGTGGTAGGCGAAGGCGGGAGCGGCAAGGATGCGCTGGTCCTCGCCGAACGGCTCGATCCGCACGTGATCGTCATGGATCTCTCCATGCCCGACATGGACGGCCTGACCGCCACCCGCGAACTGCAGAAGGCCAACGCCACGCGGACGCCGAGCCCCGACGAGCCAGCCACCCGACGTGTACTCGTCCTCACCATGCACACGGAAGACGAGCACCTCGTGGCGTTGCTGGAAGCCGGCGCCGGGGGGTATCTGCTCAAGTCGGTCGCCGATCGTGAACTCGTGGATGCCGTGCGTACCGTTGCCGCAGGCGATGTGTACGTGCAGCCCACCGCGGCACGTGCCCTCGCGCGCGGGCTGGCGAAGCGCGACGGCAACGCCGAGGAGCGAACACGCTTCGAGAAGCTCACCGACCGCGAGCAGGTGGTATTGCGCATGGTCGCCGAAGGGTACACGGCGCCGGAAATCGGTGAGCACCTCACCATTTCGCCCAAGACGGTCGACACGTACAAGCAGCGCATCGGCGAAAAGCTGGGCCTCACGCATCGCACCGACTACGTGAAATTCGCCCTCAAGCTGGGGTTGCTCAAGAACGACGCCTGA
- a CDS encoding acyl-CoA dehydrogenase family protein, translating into MTTTAATPSFLRDLFAGDINESLLFPYPVTLDVRDPEEARTVHRLVDAVNGMVASGLIDPRRFDEQEGIDEEVIRGFAAAGLLALTIPTAYGGLGLSASAYARVFGAVASIDASLGVLIGVHCGLGSKALVIAGNESQKARYLPALARGETLAAYALTEPETGSDAQHIVTRADRHPDGTGWVLNGRKHWIGNGQRAGVVATFAQTPLERNGETVRRPTAFIVRPDMPGFRVDGTIRKLGIRGSTQAELVFEDLFVPDDHVLGEVGKGFRVAVNALNAGRLSLASGCTAACKKLLGEFTRYAEARTQFGGPLASFEITQRKMATMASETYAADAMVGALAAALDSTTVDASLEAACVKVFASELVWRSSDELVQLAGGRGFVKPWPYERYLRDARINRIFEGANEILRLFVGLNGIQGPAEELKELAGALKNPIQNWVLVSGYAADKVASAFGRRDRFQATLHASLRTHATYVERHVAELAKATQQAITTHRKEILQRQLVVERLADMAIELYARCTTISRTQQLIDERGVDACAREIALTELFCLQSGRRFSAHRDELDGKTGEGIDDLRRRIAARVRDERGYASSDALMDVAVPPLPAWSLTRDAQQRAVDRLPD; encoded by the coding sequence ATGACCACCACTGCTGCCACGCCGTCGTTCCTGCGTGATCTGTTCGCCGGCGACATCAACGAATCGCTGCTCTTCCCGTATCCGGTCACGCTGGACGTACGCGATCCCGAGGAGGCGCGGACGGTGCATCGGCTGGTGGACGCGGTGAACGGGATGGTCGCGTCGGGGCTCATCGACCCGCGGCGCTTCGATGAGCAGGAAGGGATCGACGAAGAAGTCATCCGGGGCTTTGCCGCCGCGGGGCTGCTGGCGCTCACGATTCCCACGGCGTACGGCGGTCTGGGGCTGTCGGCGAGCGCGTATGCGCGGGTGTTCGGCGCCGTGGCGTCCATCGATGCGTCGCTCGGGGTACTCATTGGCGTGCACTGCGGACTGGGCAGCAAGGCGCTGGTCATTGCCGGCAACGAATCCCAGAAGGCGCGGTACCTGCCGGCGCTCGCGCGGGGCGAGACGCTGGCCGCGTATGCGCTGACCGAACCGGAAACCGGATCGGATGCGCAGCACATCGTGACACGCGCCGACCGGCACCCCGACGGCACCGGCTGGGTCCTCAACGGGCGCAAGCACTGGATTGGCAACGGCCAGCGGGCTGGCGTGGTGGCCACCTTTGCCCAGACGCCGCTCGAGCGGAACGGCGAAACGGTGCGGCGTCCCACCGCCTTCATCGTGCGTCCCGACATGCCCGGCTTTCGCGTCGATGGCACGATCCGCAAGCTCGGCATCCGTGGGTCCACGCAGGCGGAGCTCGTGTTCGAGGATCTCTTCGTGCCCGACGACCACGTGCTCGGAGAGGTGGGCAAGGGCTTCCGCGTGGCGGTGAATGCCCTCAATGCCGGTCGTCTGTCACTGGCATCGGGGTGCACGGCGGCCTGCAAGAAGCTGCTGGGAGAATTCACCCGCTACGCCGAGGCGCGCACGCAGTTCGGCGGTCCGCTGGCGAGCTTCGAGATCACGCAGCGCAAGATGGCCACCATGGCCAGCGAGACGTACGCCGCCGATGCGATGGTGGGCGCACTCGCTGCAGCGCTGGACAGCACGACCGTGGACGCGTCGCTGGAGGCCGCCTGCGTGAAGGTGTTTGCGAGTGAGCTGGTGTGGCGCAGCTCCGACGAGCTGGTGCAGCTGGCCGGGGGCCGAGGCTTCGTGAAGCCATGGCCGTACGAGCGGTACCTGCGTGATGCCCGCATCAATCGCATCTTCGAAGGCGCCAACGAGATCCTGCGTCTGTTCGTGGGACTCAACGGCATCCAAGGGCCGGCCGAGGAGCTCAAGGAGCTTGCCGGTGCGCTCAAGAACCCCATCCAGAACTGGGTACTGGTGTCGGGCTACGCGGCCGACAAGGTGGCCAGCGCGTTCGGCCGACGTGATCGCTTCCAGGCCACGCTGCACGCCTCCCTGCGCACGCATGCCACCTATGTGGAACGGCACGTCGCCGAACTCGCCAAGGCCACGCAGCAGGCCATCACGACGCACCGCAAGGAGATACTGCAGCGGCAGCTGGTGGTGGAGCGCCTGGCCGACATGGCCATCGAACTGTACGCGCGCTGCACCACCATCTCACGCACGCAGCAGCTGATCGACGAGCGCGGGGTGGATGCGTGCGCACGCGAGATCGCCCTGACGGAGCTGTTCTGCCTGCAGAGCGGCCGTCGTTTCAGCGCCCATCGCGATGAACTCGACGGCAAGACCGGTGAGGGCATCGACGACCTGCGCCGCCGCATCGCCGCGCGCGTGCGCGACGAGCGCGGCTATGCGTCGAGTGATGCGCTGATGGATGTCGCCGTGCCGCCGCTCCCGGCGTGGAGTCTCACCCGAGACGCGCAGCAGCGCGCAGTCGACCGCCTTCCGGACTGA
- a CDS encoding Ig-like domain-containing protein — MSFSRGARRLGAAALVATLGTTAACLDLRPPSACTISVAPATLTLPVNGTATIVGTAFNCDGNTIADKRINYSSSNTAVATVTAEGSVIAVSVGTATVSAVADGKSAAVAVTVTPEAAATVTINPAAITLRRTNTRQLAATARNAANLIIQGRTFRWTSSNTAIASVDQAGLVTAVGTGTVVITAETDQTLGQAQVIVTEIPIGSCSLSPTSFRVTTGQGVQPTLTLRDTANNIVPTLGRAVAWSSSNENVAAVSATGFATTRRSGTATITASSVEFPAVTCSATVEAVDPRIAQVVIAPRIGSLRLAVPRAFQATLFDSANTAITGRAPVWSTNTPTVIQVTQAGIVTGLSLGTARIIARADNVADTVTLQVTRIPVATVQVTPLQANVIEGQTVQFRATVTDSAGTEVTDRPVEWLSSDPTRASVNQSGFVTTVSAGVVNIFATSENRSAQASLLIQQIAVDTIVAPLSFSLPRGATLPFAIEVRDAQGNVLRNRTVEIRSDNPAVANAQSVTTTAQVSVAGLQLGTATLTLQALNANGQAQGKATRVNVTVTLPVPVPIRRE, encoded by the coding sequence GTGTCCTTCTCCCGTGGCGCCCGCCGGCTGGGCGCCGCCGCCCTGGTGGCGACGCTGGGTACCACCGCCGCCTGTCTCGATCTGCGGCCGCCCAGCGCCTGCACGATCAGCGTGGCGCCGGCAACGCTGACGCTGCCGGTGAATGGCACGGCGACGATCGTGGGCACCGCGTTCAACTGTGATGGCAACACCATCGCCGACAAGCGGATCAACTATTCCTCGAGCAACACGGCTGTCGCCACGGTAACGGCCGAAGGCAGTGTGATTGCCGTGTCGGTGGGAACGGCGACCGTGTCGGCGGTGGCCGACGGCAAGAGCGCCGCCGTGGCCGTCACCGTAACCCCGGAAGCGGCGGCCACCGTGACCATCAACCCGGCCGCAATCACCCTGCGCCGCACGAATACGCGCCAGCTGGCGGCCACGGCACGCAACGCCGCGAACCTGATCATTCAGGGGCGCACCTTCCGATGGACGTCGAGCAATACGGCGATCGCCTCGGTAGACCAGGCGGGCCTCGTCACGGCCGTCGGTACCGGCACGGTGGTCATCACCGCCGAGACCGACCAGACGCTGGGCCAGGCGCAGGTCATCGTGACGGAAATTCCGATTGGATCATGCTCGTTGTCGCCGACCAGTTTCCGGGTGACGACGGGCCAGGGAGTGCAGCCCACGCTCACGCTGCGCGACACCGCCAACAACATCGTGCCCACCCTCGGCCGCGCCGTGGCATGGTCGAGCAGCAATGAAAATGTGGCCGCGGTGTCGGCGACCGGTTTCGCGACCACCCGTCGCTCCGGTACCGCCACCATCACCGCGTCGTCGGTCGAGTTCCCGGCGGTAACCTGCAGCGCCACCGTAGAAGCGGTCGATCCGCGCATTGCGCAGGTGGTGATTGCGCCGCGTATCGGCTCGCTGCGGCTGGCGGTCCCGCGCGCCTTCCAGGCCACACTCTTCGACTCCGCCAACACGGCCATCACCGGCCGGGCACCGGTGTGGAGCACGAACACCCCCACGGTCATCCAGGTCACGCAGGCCGGCATCGTCACCGGCCTCTCGCTCGGTACGGCGCGCATCATTGCCCGCGCCGACAACGTCGCCGACACGGTGACGCTGCAGGTGACGCGCATCCCGGTAGCCACCGTGCAGGTCACGCCCTTGCAGGCCAACGTGATCGAAGGGCAGACGGTGCAGTTCCGGGCCACGGTCACCGACTCGGCGGGGACGGAGGTGACCGATCGGCCCGTGGAATGGCTCAGCTCCGACCCCACGCGTGCCAGCGTGAACCAGAGCGGGTTCGTCACCACCGTGTCCGCTGGCGTCGTCAATATCTTCGCCACCTCGGAGAATCGGTCGGCTCAGGCGTCGCTGCTCATTCAGCAGATTGCCGTGGACACGATCGTGGCCCCGCTCTCCTTCTCGCTCCCGCGGGGGGCGACGCTGCCCTTTGCCATCGAGGTGCGCGATGCCCAGGGGAACGTGCTGCGCAACCGCACCGTCGAGATCCGCAGCGACAATCCGGCGGTGGCCAATGCGCAGTCGGTCACGACCACAGCGCAGGTGTCGGTGGCTGGGCTGCAGCTCGGCACGGCCACGCTGACACTGCAGGCGCTGAACGCAAACGGGCAGGCGCAGGGCAAGGCCACGCGCGTGAACGTCACGGTGACGCTGCCCGTGCCGGTGCCGATACGGCGCGAATAG
- a CDS encoding glycosyltransferase family 39 protein: MPIAPLSTGTNSAPARERVTHWVLVGGWVLAAALLRGVLSACVPLLPDETYYWEWSRRLEAGYFDHPPGIAVLIRAGTLLLGDRSAGVRAGPALAALATHMAAVLCAWHLAGRGDAGRLAARRAAMLVTLLPIATLGLVLATPDAALFTTAMIALLAVERALATPVRSWASFLWWLLAGVALGGAFVAKYTAVLLPMGLVIACLVHPALRRRYADAGPWVAGAVALALFAPVVAWNLFNNWISFRFQLGHGFNAVSRGNPVSRELEMLGAQAGLASPILFGLLTIVVWVALRDGWRTRRTAQPTDLSARRFALAVVAVVPLGFFAISAWRRPVEANWPAMIYPAAMMLLATSPLPVAQGVWWRRGVWLAAGLLAVVAVQAATPILPLAPRRDPIARAHGWRALADSVAAARRDPFLNGTVDRWVAADRYQDASELAFHLPDQPTVFSLNLGGRTNHYDVWPNAWQRVRPGDGLIVAFDADAKGDSLARVVGGWFKAMRPGALVPLQREGRTVTTRRLWLYRIAQNVPRTSPTHPAVP; this comes from the coding sequence ATGCCGATTGCCCCTCTTTCCACCGGAACGAACTCTGCCCCCGCACGGGAGCGGGTAACCCATTGGGTGCTCGTGGGGGGCTGGGTCCTCGCCGCAGCGCTCCTGCGCGGGGTCCTCTCGGCGTGTGTGCCGCTGCTCCCCGACGAGACCTATTACTGGGAATGGTCCCGGCGCCTCGAGGCCGGCTACTTCGACCACCCGCCCGGCATCGCTGTGCTCATTCGTGCCGGAACCCTGCTGTTGGGCGACCGCTCTGCTGGTGTGCGGGCCGGACCGGCGCTGGCCGCACTTGCCACCCACATGGCGGCGGTCTTGTGCGCGTGGCACCTGGCCGGCCGCGGTGACGCGGGACGACTGGCCGCCCGTCGAGCGGCCATGCTGGTCACCCTGCTGCCCATCGCCACGCTGGGACTCGTGTTGGCCACCCCCGATGCCGCGCTCTTCACGACCGCCATGATTGCGCTGCTGGCCGTCGAACGGGCGCTGGCCACCCCGGTGCGCAGTTGGGCCAGCTTCCTCTGGTGGCTGCTGGCCGGGGTGGCCCTTGGTGGCGCCTTCGTGGCCAAGTACACGGCCGTACTGCTCCCCATGGGGCTCGTGATCGCCTGTCTGGTGCACCCGGCGCTGCGCCGGCGCTATGCCGATGCCGGGCCATGGGTGGCCGGAGCCGTCGCCCTTGCCCTGTTCGCCCCGGTGGTGGCGTGGAACCTGTTCAACAACTGGATTTCCTTCCGCTTCCAGTTGGGGCACGGATTCAACGCCGTGAGTCGCGGCAACCCCGTATCGCGCGAACTCGAGATGCTCGGTGCCCAGGCCGGGCTCGCCTCCCCCATCCTGTTCGGGCTCCTCACCATTGTCGTGTGGGTGGCGCTGCGAGACGGCTGGCGTACCCGCCGCACCGCCCAGCCCACCGACCTCTCGGCGCGGCGCTTCGCCCTGGCGGTGGTGGCGGTGGTGCCGCTCGGGTTCTTCGCGATCAGCGCCTGGCGGCGACCGGTGGAAGCCAATTGGCCGGCCATGATTTATCCCGCGGCCATGATGCTGCTGGCCACGAGCCCCCTGCCCGTGGCGCAGGGCGTGTGGTGGCGCCGCGGCGTCTGGCTCGCTGCGGGGCTGCTGGCCGTGGTGGCGGTGCAGGCGGCCACCCCCATCTTGCCCCTCGCGCCCAGGCGTGACCCCATTGCCCGCGCCCATGGCTGGCGCGCGCTCGCGGATTCCGTGGCCGCAGCGCGGCGGGATCCGTTCCTGAACGGCACGGTGGACCGCTGGGTCGCCGCCGATCGCTATCAGGACGCTTCGGAACTGGCCTTCCATCTCCCCGATCAGCCCACGGTGTTCTCGCTCAATCTCGGTGGGCGCACCAATCACTACGACGTGTGGCCAAACGCCTGGCAGCGCGTGCGCCCGGGCGACGGGCTGATCGTGGCCTTCGACGCCGATGCCAAGGGAGATTCCCTGGCCCGCGTGGTCGGTGGCTGGTTCAAGGCCATGCGGCCCGGCGCGCTGGTGCCGCTGCAACGCGAAGGTCGCACCGTAACCACCCGCCGGCTCTGGCTGTATCGCATCGCGCAAAACGTGCCCCGAACGAGTCCCACACACCCGGCGGTCCCGTGA
- the crcB gene encoding fluoride efflux transporter CrcB: MNGAVSAAALLAVAAGGAVGSVARYLATLALVPATGAFPAGTLVVNVVGSFLIGWFTRFFTGDATQDVVRLALTTGFCGGFTTFSTFSAETLQLVQQGKGARAIAYVALSLALGLGAAALGLVLGRPRA; the protein is encoded by the coding sequence GTGAACGGCGCCGTCTCCGCCGCGGCGCTCCTCGCGGTCGCCGCTGGCGGCGCGGTTGGATCGGTGGCGCGCTACCTCGCGACGCTCGCCCTCGTGCCGGCGACGGGCGCCTTCCCCGCCGGTACGCTGGTCGTGAACGTCGTGGGCTCGTTTCTCATTGGATGGTTCACCCGGTTCTTCACGGGTGACGCCACGCAGGACGTGGTTCGTCTGGCGCTTACCACCGGGTTCTGTGGCGGATTCACCACGTTCTCCACCTTCAGTGCCGAGACGCTGCAGCTGGTACAGCAGGGAAAGGGCGCCCGCGCCATTGCCTACGTGGCGCTCAGTCTCGCGCTCGGGCTGGGCGCGGCCGCCCTCGGTCTCGTGCTGGGACGCCCCCGTGCATGA